The Impatiens glandulifera chromosome 3, dImpGla2.1, whole genome shotgun sequence genome contains a region encoding:
- the LOC124930064 gene encoding uncharacterized protein LOC124930064 — translation MELIKNKKSRQISFKRMKANLMKKASELHTLCDVDVSIITIPPNTDGEDEEQLQSEIWPAAGSDKFLSQIEEFKKQSHEEKMKRTIEVDSYLEERCKKLEDEIIKQRKKNYDAVYPSWNHPYYNDLPEEKLVQIASDLEYKLHQSTNVFKLGSQQPDYHHHHPSEFIPNMTSNFHDNIVDNQYLLLDQQQPDNLFDNLIYDYDYYASTIPSDLMNIDRDDRFRTIDINNNMIHMLQNDYEEQRIRYYSGMMQNNNNTMQYQSLMDTTGSTMHYQYVPSSLSSSSSSSSSSIFNSGYSDTCGESQLLHPPPPPLLTQNHMDVNWNQYYCA, via the coding sequence ATGGAGCTTATAAAGAACAAAAAGAGTCGCCAAATTAGTTTCAAGAGAATGAAGGCAAATCTGATGAAGAAGGCTTCCGAACTTCATACCTTATGTGACGTGGACGTGTCCATTATTACCATTCCACCGAACACCGACGGTGAAGACGAGGAGCAATTACAGTCTGAGATCTGGCCAGCGGCGGGATCTGACAAGTTCCTTTCTCAAATTGAAGAATTCAAGAAACAATCGCATGaggagaagatgaagaggaCAATCGAAGTCGATAGTTACTTAGAGGAGAGGTGCAAGAAACTCGAAGATGAAATTATTAAGCAAAGGAAGAAGAACTATGACGCCGTTTATCCAAGTTGGAATCATCCTTACTACAATGACTTACCGGAAGAGAAACTTGTTCAAATCGCATCTGATCTTGAATATAAACTTCATCAATCTACCAATGTTTTTAAGCTTGGATCGCAGCAACCtgattatcatcatcatcatccgtCTGAATTCATTCCTAATATGACATCGAATTTCCATGACAACATAGTTGATAATCAATATCTGTTGTTGGATCAACAACAACCAGATAATctatttgataatttgatttaCGACTACGACTACTACGCCTCAACGATTCCGTCTGATTTGATGAATATCGACAGAGACGACAGATTCAGAACGATCGacatcaataataatatgattcatATGCTGCAGAATGATTACGAAGAACAACGAATTAGATATTACTCTGGAATGATGCAgaacaataataatacaatGCAATATCAATCTCTGATGGATACGACGGGATCTACGATGCACTATCAATATGTACCTTCGTCGttatcgtcatcatcatcgtcatcttCTTCGTCGATCTTCAATAGTGGTTATTCCGACACCTGTGGTGAATCTCAATTATTgcatcctcctcctcctcctcttcttacGCAAAATCATATGGATGTTAATTGGAACCAATACTACTGCGCTTGA